One Lutra lutra chromosome 7, mLutLut1.2, whole genome shotgun sequence DNA window includes the following coding sequences:
- the NKX2-1 gene encoding homeobox protein Nkx-2.1 isoform X1: MSSESQLQPQNPACPGDGRGSGTPGGKGAGSRGVPLTAAEEADRRTDTQTNSAVPGFVPRLASSFGGDWGSAPRRPMWSGGSGKARGWEAAAGGRSSPSRLSRRRIMSMSPKHTTPFSVSDILSPLEESYKKVGMEGGGLGAPLAAYRQGQAAPPAAAMQQHAVGHHGAVTAAYHMTAAGVPQLSHSAVGGYCNGNLGNMSELPPYQDTMRNSASGPGWYGANPDPRFPAISRFMGPASGMNMSGMGGLGSLGDVSKNMAPLPSAPRRKRRVLFSQAQVYELERRFKQQKYLSAPEREHLASMIHLTPTQVKIWFQNHRYKMKRQAKDKAAQQQLQQDSGGGGGGGGAGCPQQQQAQQQSPRRVAVPVLVKDGKPCQAGAPAPGAGSLQGHAQQQAQQQAQAAQAAAAAISVGSGGPGLGAHPGHQPGSAGQSPDLAHHAASPAALQGQVSSLSHLNSSGSDYGTMSCSTLLYGRTW; encoded by the exons ATGTCCTCGGAAAGTCAGCTCCAGCCCCAGAACCCCGCGTGTCCGGGCGATGGGCGAGGGTCGGGGACACCAG GGGGaaagggggcggggagcagaggtGTCCCTCTGACGGCGGCAGAAGAGGCAGACAGACGGACAGACACGCAGACCAACAGTGCGGTCCCAGGGTTCGTCCCCAGACTCGCGAGCTCGTTTGGTGGCGACTGGGGCTCGGCGCCGCGACGCCCGATGTGGTCCGGAGGCAGTGGGAAGGCGCGGGGCTGGGAGGCCGCGGCGGGAGGGAGGAGCAGCCCCAGCAGGCTCAG ccgCCGCCGAATCATGTCGATGAGTCCAAAGCACACGACTCCGTTCTCAGTGTCTGACATCTTGAGTCCCCTGGAGGAAAGCTACAAGAAAGTGGGCATGGAGGGCGGCGGCCTCGGGGCTCCGCTGGCGGCTTACAGGCAGGGCCAGGCGGCTCCGCCGGCCGCGGCCATGCAGCAGCACGCCGTGGGGCACCACGGCGCGGTCACGGCCGCCTACCACATGACGGCGGCGGGGGTGCCCCAGCTCTCGCACTCCGCCGTGGGGGGCTACTGCAACGGCAACCTGGGCAACATGAGCGAGCTGCCGCCGTACCAGGACACCATGCGGAACAGCGCCTCGGGCCCCGGATGGTACGGCGCCAACCCAGACCCGCGCTTCCCCGCCA TCTCCCGCTTCATGGGCCCGGCGAGCGGCATGAACATGAGCGGCATGGGCGGCCTGGGCTCGCTGGGGGACGTGAGCAAGAACATGGCCCCACTGCCAAGCGCACCACGCCGGAAGCGCCGGGTGCTCTTCTCCCAGGCTCAGGTGTACGAGCTGGAGCGACGCTTCAAGCAACAGAAGTACCTGTCGGCGCCCGAGCGGGAGCACCTGGCCAGCATGATCCACCTGACGCCCACGCAGGTCAAGATCTGGTTCCAGAACCACCGCTACAAGATGAAGCGCCAGGCCAAGGACAAGGCGGCCCAGCAGCAACTGCAGCAGgacagcggcggcggcggcggcggcgggggcgccgGGTGCCCGCAGCAGCAGCAAGCGCAGCAGCAGTCGCCGCGCCGCGTGGCCGTGCCCGTCCTGGTGAAAGACGGCAAACCCTGCCAGGCAGGCGCCCCGGCGCCGGGTGCGGGCAGCCTTCAAGGCCACGCGCAACAGCAGGCGCAGCAGCAGGCTCAGGCTGCTCAGGCGGCCGCGGCCGCTATCTCAGTGGGCAGCGGGGGCCCTGGCCTGGGTGCACACCCGGGCCACCAGCCGGGCAGCGCGGGCCAGTCTCCGGACCTGGCGCACCACGCCGCCAGCCCCGCGGCGCTTCAGGGCCAGGTCTCCAGCCTGTCCCACCTGAACTCTTCGGGCTCGGACTATGGCACCATGTCCTGCTCCACCTTGCTATATGGTCGGACCTGGTGA
- the NKX2-1 gene encoding homeobox protein Nkx-2.1 isoform X3 has protein sequence MSMSPKHTTPFSVSDILSPLEESYKKVGMEGGGLGAPLAAYRQGQAAPPAAAMQQHAVGHHGAVTAAYHMTAAGVPQLSHSAVGGYCNGNLGNMSELPPYQDTMRNSASGPGWYGANPDPRFPAISRFMGPASGMNMSGMGGLGSLGDVSKNMAPLPSAPRRKRRVLFSQAQVYELERRFKQQKYLSAPEREHLASMIHLTPTQVKIWFQNHRYKMKRQAKDKAAQQQLQQDSGGGGGGGGAGCPQQQQAQQQSPRRVAVPVLVKDGKPCQAGAPAPGAGSLQGHAQQQAQQQAQAAQAAAAAISVGSGGPGLGAHPGHQPGSAGQSPDLAHHAASPAALQGQVSSLSHLNSSGSDYGTMSCSTLLYGRTW, from the exons ATGTCGATGAGTCCAAAGCACACGACTCCGTTCTCAGTGTCTGACATCTTGAGTCCCCTGGAGGAAAGCTACAAGAAAGTGGGCATGGAGGGCGGCGGCCTCGGGGCTCCGCTGGCGGCTTACAGGCAGGGCCAGGCGGCTCCGCCGGCCGCGGCCATGCAGCAGCACGCCGTGGGGCACCACGGCGCGGTCACGGCCGCCTACCACATGACGGCGGCGGGGGTGCCCCAGCTCTCGCACTCCGCCGTGGGGGGCTACTGCAACGGCAACCTGGGCAACATGAGCGAGCTGCCGCCGTACCAGGACACCATGCGGAACAGCGCCTCGGGCCCCGGATGGTACGGCGCCAACCCAGACCCGCGCTTCCCCGCCA TCTCCCGCTTCATGGGCCCGGCGAGCGGCATGAACATGAGCGGCATGGGCGGCCTGGGCTCGCTGGGGGACGTGAGCAAGAACATGGCCCCACTGCCAAGCGCACCACGCCGGAAGCGCCGGGTGCTCTTCTCCCAGGCTCAGGTGTACGAGCTGGAGCGACGCTTCAAGCAACAGAAGTACCTGTCGGCGCCCGAGCGGGAGCACCTGGCCAGCATGATCCACCTGACGCCCACGCAGGTCAAGATCTGGTTCCAGAACCACCGCTACAAGATGAAGCGCCAGGCCAAGGACAAGGCGGCCCAGCAGCAACTGCAGCAGgacagcggcggcggcggcggcggcgggggcgccgGGTGCCCGCAGCAGCAGCAAGCGCAGCAGCAGTCGCCGCGCCGCGTGGCCGTGCCCGTCCTGGTGAAAGACGGCAAACCCTGCCAGGCAGGCGCCCCGGCGCCGGGTGCGGGCAGCCTTCAAGGCCACGCGCAACAGCAGGCGCAGCAGCAGGCTCAGGCTGCTCAGGCGGCCGCGGCCGCTATCTCAGTGGGCAGCGGGGGCCCTGGCCTGGGTGCACACCCGGGCCACCAGCCGGGCAGCGCGGGCCAGTCTCCGGACCTGGCGCACCACGCCGCCAGCCCCGCGGCGCTTCAGGGCCAGGTCTCCAGCCTGTCCCACCTGAACTCTTCGGGCTCGGACTATGGCACCATGTCCTGCTCCACCTTGCTATATGGTCGGACCTGGTGA
- the NKX2-1 gene encoding homeobox protein Nkx-2.1 isoform X2, producing the protein MGEGRGHQVCSSRRRIMSMSPKHTTPFSVSDILSPLEESYKKVGMEGGGLGAPLAAYRQGQAAPPAAAMQQHAVGHHGAVTAAYHMTAAGVPQLSHSAVGGYCNGNLGNMSELPPYQDTMRNSASGPGWYGANPDPRFPAISRFMGPASGMNMSGMGGLGSLGDVSKNMAPLPSAPRRKRRVLFSQAQVYELERRFKQQKYLSAPEREHLASMIHLTPTQVKIWFQNHRYKMKRQAKDKAAQQQLQQDSGGGGGGGGAGCPQQQQAQQQSPRRVAVPVLVKDGKPCQAGAPAPGAGSLQGHAQQQAQQQAQAAQAAAAAISVGSGGPGLGAHPGHQPGSAGQSPDLAHHAASPAALQGQVSSLSHLNSSGSDYGTMSCSTLLYGRTW; encoded by the exons ATGGGCGAGGGTCGGGGACACCAGGTTTGTTCGAG ccgCCGCCGAATCATGTCGATGAGTCCAAAGCACACGACTCCGTTCTCAGTGTCTGACATCTTGAGTCCCCTGGAGGAAAGCTACAAGAAAGTGGGCATGGAGGGCGGCGGCCTCGGGGCTCCGCTGGCGGCTTACAGGCAGGGCCAGGCGGCTCCGCCGGCCGCGGCCATGCAGCAGCACGCCGTGGGGCACCACGGCGCGGTCACGGCCGCCTACCACATGACGGCGGCGGGGGTGCCCCAGCTCTCGCACTCCGCCGTGGGGGGCTACTGCAACGGCAACCTGGGCAACATGAGCGAGCTGCCGCCGTACCAGGACACCATGCGGAACAGCGCCTCGGGCCCCGGATGGTACGGCGCCAACCCAGACCCGCGCTTCCCCGCCA TCTCCCGCTTCATGGGCCCGGCGAGCGGCATGAACATGAGCGGCATGGGCGGCCTGGGCTCGCTGGGGGACGTGAGCAAGAACATGGCCCCACTGCCAAGCGCACCACGCCGGAAGCGCCGGGTGCTCTTCTCCCAGGCTCAGGTGTACGAGCTGGAGCGACGCTTCAAGCAACAGAAGTACCTGTCGGCGCCCGAGCGGGAGCACCTGGCCAGCATGATCCACCTGACGCCCACGCAGGTCAAGATCTGGTTCCAGAACCACCGCTACAAGATGAAGCGCCAGGCCAAGGACAAGGCGGCCCAGCAGCAACTGCAGCAGgacagcggcggcggcggcggcggcgggggcgccgGGTGCCCGCAGCAGCAGCAAGCGCAGCAGCAGTCGCCGCGCCGCGTGGCCGTGCCCGTCCTGGTGAAAGACGGCAAACCCTGCCAGGCAGGCGCCCCGGCGCCGGGTGCGGGCAGCCTTCAAGGCCACGCGCAACAGCAGGCGCAGCAGCAGGCTCAGGCTGCTCAGGCGGCCGCGGCCGCTATCTCAGTGGGCAGCGGGGGCCCTGGCCTGGGTGCACACCCGGGCCACCAGCCGGGCAGCGCGGGCCAGTCTCCGGACCTGGCGCACCACGCCGCCAGCCCCGCGGCGCTTCAGGGCCAGGTCTCCAGCCTGTCCCACCTGAACTCTTCGGGCTCGGACTATGGCACCATGTCCTGCTCCACCTTGCTATATGGTCGGACCTGGTGA
- the LOC125104835 gene encoding LOW QUALITY PROTEIN: complex I assembly factor TMEM126B, mitochondrial-like (The sequence of the model RefSeq protein was modified relative to this genomic sequence to represent the inferred CDS: inserted 2 bases in 1 codon) has translation MATYTHGQPSLSLEDAKLRRPMIIEIIEKKIEYLRKEKTLNIYGTAFLGTAASFSGIMANFIFRHCFKVKHDALKMYASLTTLPFLSTVVTYKLLVTDALYLGNISLENCVLRSSLISIICGVLYPCGLAFSKNGRLAVKYHTVPLPPKGRVLLYWLLLCQTEIKAMMIPLVLEMAFGIFNGLQHYARFESRXEKTVHED, from the exons ATGGCAACATACACACATGGTCAGCCCAGTCTTTCTCTGGAAGATGCAAAACTCAGAAGACCAATGATCATcgaaatcatagaaaaaaaaattgaatatcttagaaaagaaaagactttaaatatatatggcaCAGCGTTCCTTGGAACAGCAGCTAGTTTCTCGGGAATAATGGCCAACTTCATTTTCAGACATTGCTTCAAGGTTAAACATGATGCTTTGAAGATGTATGCATCACTGACTACACTTCCGTTTTTGTCTACTGTAGTCACTTATAAGCTCCTTGTAACGGATGCTTTGTATTTGGGCAATATAAGCCTGGAAAATTGTGTTCTGAGAAGTTCACTTATTAGCATAATATGTGGTGTTTTATATCCCTGTGGTTTGGCTTTCTCTAAAAATGGACGCCTTGCAGTCAAGTATCATACTGTTCCACTGCCACCAAAAGGAAGAGTTTTACTTTACTGGCTGCTGCTTTGTCAGACAGAGATAAAAGCCATGATGATTCCTCTAGTCTTAGAGATGGCCTTTGGAATATTTAATGGTCTACAGCATTATGCAAGATTTGAAAGTAG GGAGAAAACTGTACATGAAGATTAA